The sequence below is a genomic window from Sulfurimonas sp..
AAAAATTGCTAAAAAACGCACTCTTTTGCGCTAAAGAATCAAGATTTGGCGTTAAACCTTTTTCTCCTCCAAGAGATTCAAGAAATTTACCGCTTAAACTCTCAACAACTACAACAACTACATTATAGTTCTTTTCTTCACCGGAATTTACTATATTTCTTGTTATATTGCTAGGATTTAAAAAAACAGAATTATTTGTCTTTGTTACACTTTTTAAATTGAGCAAAGTATCTTTCTCATCATCGCATAAATAAAACATATCATAATCAAGAGTATTATTTCTAAAAGCGGCAAAAAGCGAGTATAAACCGGATTTGCTTAGCTCATTATTGTATTGATTTGCAGAAATTTTTGCAAAATCTCCGGTTACTCCGACAAAAGATATTATTGGTATCGAAAGATAAATCAATGCATGTTTAAATCGTTGCTTGAACCTGCTCTCATGCTTTAAAATATCTTCAATCTTTTTAAATTTATAAACAGCATAAAAAAGGACTCCTGCAATTATTGCAATAACGCTCAAAAGAATACCCATCGGATATGACTCATTTATATTGCCTATTACCTCTTTTGTGTAAATCAAATAATCAACTGCGATAAAGTTAAATCTTACGCTAAATTCATCCCAAAAAAACCATTCGCTAAATGCTAAAAAAACAGCTCCAAAGAGAAGGATATAAGTAAAAACATATGTAATATAACGATGAAATTTATGATTAAAAAATCTATGCGGAAAAAAAAGCAGATAAAGTATAAACGGAACAACTAAATAACTAACACTTACAAAATCATAAAATGTACCGATGAGATATATTTTTAATAGCTCTAAAAAAGAAAAATCCAACATATCTATAGATTTAAATAAAAGCACTGTTCTCGTAATCGCTGAAAGAGCCAAAAAAAACCAAAAAATTAAACTTATGAAATCAAATCTGCTCCGTATATTTTTTTGCATTAAGCATCCTTAAAATAAATTGCAAAAGATTAAAAAATAAAAATTGAATAAATTTTTTATTAAAAAAGTTCATATTTATTTAAAAAAATTTATCATATTATATCAAACGGACTGTTTACATTGGTAATTGAGAATCTCTTTGAAATGCCATTTTTTTCGCTAAAATTACGATATGAATTCATACTTAGATAAATTTAACGACACTATTCAAAATACTGTTTTTTACAAGCTCCCTGCACATGAACAGGTGTTCATCAGAGATAAGTCCATAGAATTTGGATTTACATTTTCACAAATCAGACAGATAATTGACATCGCAAGAGATTTGGAGATGTGGGGCGAAAAAACAATCATAGATATTTTTCCATCCCACACTCAAAAAAAAGTTTTGTTTGCAAGACTTATAAAAGCATACGAAGAACTAAAAAACAGACCCAACTCATACAAAGATTTTAAACTAAAAAATATTCCGACCGAGCAAAAGTTTAGCTTTAAAACCGAGGAGAAAGATGGTTTAGGTTTGGGACTTTGCCCTGTTGCGAGCGAAAAAACAAGATGCTGCAATCTCTTGACGCTTGATGCGGTACAGAGCTGCGGGTTTGACTGCTCCTACTGCTCTATACAATCATTTTACAACCAAAATACTATAACTTTTGACAGCAGTTTTGCAACTAAACTAAAAAACCTAAATCTTGATAAAAACAGAACTTATCACATCGGCACGGGTCAATCATCCGATTCTCTGTTATGGGGAAACAAAGAGGGCATTTTAGACGCTCTTTTTGAGTTTGCCGATACAAACCCGAATGTTATACTTGAATTTAAAACAAAATCAGACAATATAAGCTATTTTTTACAAAACGATGTGCCAAAAAATATACTATGCACTTGGTCGCTCAATACACCTACCATCATAAAAAACGAAGAGCATCTTACCGCTTCGCTGGATAAACGGATAAAAAGTGCTAGGGCTTTAGCAGATAAAGGCGTAAAAGTGGGTTTCCATTTTCATCCGATTGTTGAGTATGAAAATTATCTCAGCGAATATAAAGAGATATATAACAGGCTAATCAAGGAGTTCAAATCAAACGAGGTGGCACTTG
It includes:
- a CDS encoding spore photoproduct lyase family protein, whose translation is MNSYLDKFNDTIQNTVFYKLPAHEQVFIRDKSIEFGFTFSQIRQIIDIARDLEMWGEKTIIDIFPSHTQKKVLFARLIKAYEELKNRPNSYKDFKLKNIPTEQKFSFKTEEKDGLGLGLCPVASEKTRCCNLLTLDAVQSCGFDCSYCSIQSFYNQNTITFDSSFATKLKNLNLDKNRTYHIGTGQSSDSLLWGNKEGILDALFEFADTNPNVILEFKTKSDNISYFLQNDVPKNILCTWSLNTPTIIKNEEHLTASLDKRIKSARALADKGVKVGFHFHPIVEYENYLSEYKEIYNRLIKEFKSNEVALVSFGTLTFIKPVIKQLREREFRSKITQMPFVDASGKSSYPHATKVEMFKNAYDSFAAWHRDVFFYLCMEEHEMWKETFGYQYSTNNDFERAMLGAYAKKLGMEFFI